A window of the Egibacter rhizosphaerae genome harbors these coding sequences:
- a CDS encoding MaoC/PaaZ C-terminal domain-containing protein has translation MRIDLDLEDIETGDVYTSAGRTITGADLVGFAGLNGDFNPIHMDVTVAEYSPFGQRVVHGILGVAVATGLLGGLDVMVNNAGIQRGQGLERAVASHGWPARPRRTIEERR, from the coding sequence ATGAGGATCGATCTGGACCTTGAGGACATCGAGACAGGCGATGTCTACACGAGTGCGGGCCGCACGATCACCGGGGCCGACCTCGTGGGGTTCGCTGGGCTCAACGGCGACTTCAATCCCATCCACATGGACGTGACGGTCGCCGAGTACAGTCCCTTCGGTCAGCGGGTGGTGCACGGGATCTTGGGCGTTGCGGTCGCCACCGGGCTCCTCGGCGGGCTCGACGTCATGGTCAACAACGCCGGCATTCAACGCGGTCAGGGGCTCGAGCGCGCGGTCGCGTCGCACGGCTGGCCGGCTCGTCCCCGGCGAACGATCGAGGAGAGGCGATGA
- a CDS encoding ABC transporter ATP-binding protein → MIEVRNLTKGYGDTVVLDDVSLRIPRGGITSVIGANGAGKSTFLSIVGRLLEPEAGTVTIDGLDTASTPSRELARRVSILRQDNHLTVRLTVRELVTFGRFPHSRGRPGPADHRAIDDAIDYLELGPFADRHLDELSGGQRQRAFVAMVLCQETDYLLLDEPLNNLDLRHAVGMMRLFRRIADDLDRTILLVVHDINFASCHSDRIVAMRDGRLVADGHPKHIIDAPVLRNVFDTHVDVHDLDGDRIGVYFR, encoded by the coding sequence ATGATCGAGGTCCGCAATCTCACGAAGGGCTACGGCGACACCGTTGTGCTCGACGACGTCAGCCTGCGGATCCCCCGCGGAGGCATCACCTCCGTGATCGGCGCGAACGGTGCGGGCAAGTCGACGTTCCTGTCGATCGTGGGCCGGCTGTTGGAGCCCGAGGCGGGGACGGTCACGATCGACGGGCTCGACACGGCCAGCACCCCGAGCCGCGAGCTCGCGCGCCGCGTCTCGATCCTGCGGCAGGACAACCACCTCACCGTCCGGCTGACGGTCCGCGAGCTCGTCACCTTCGGGCGGTTCCCCCACAGCCGGGGGCGTCCGGGGCCGGCCGACCACCGCGCGATCGACGACGCCATCGACTATCTCGAGCTCGGCCCGTTCGCGGACCGGCACCTCGACGAGCTGTCCGGAGGGCAGCGGCAGCGCGCGTTCGTGGCGATGGTGCTCTGCCAGGAGACCGACTACCTGTTGCTTGACGAGCCACTCAACAACCTCGACCTGCGCCACGCCGTGGGGATGATGCGGTTGTTCCGCCGCATCGCCGATGACCTCGACCGCACCATCCTCCTCGTCGTCCACGACATCAACTTCGCGTCCTGCCATTCCGACCGCATCGTCGCCATGCGAGACGGCCGCCTCGTCGCGGACGGGCACCCCAAGCACATCATCGACGCGCCCGTCCTCCGGAACGTCTTCGACACCCATGTCGATGTCCACGACCTCGATGGGGACCGCATCGGGGTCTACTTCCGGTAG
- a CDS encoding iron chelate uptake ABC transporter family permease subunit, with protein MHGELDVARSSAAPARGAATTTRRQRRVLVTLGAAAVVAVVAFLLVDISGDWGFALALRGRKVAAMVLVAVAIAVSTVLFQTVTHNRILTPSIMGFDSLYVLLQSVGVYFLGAVALANAPPELRFAVEATMMVAFAVVLHRWLFGRHGRDLYVLVLAGIVFGTLFSSGTNLVSRLIDPNEYQTLQDRMFASFGSVDTRLLAFSAVVVGVAVAVAWASRRELDVVALGRHPATTLGIEHRRVVNRQLVLVAVLVAVSTALVGPITFFGLLVANLARQLLGTFRHHLALPAAALLGIVALVVGQLVLERVLGYTTALSIVVDLIGGTYFLALLLKEARR; from the coding sequence GTGCACGGTGAGCTGGACGTGGCGCGCTCGTCCGCCGCCCCGGCGCGCGGCGCGGCGACCACCACCCGCCGGCAGCGGCGCGTCCTCGTGACGCTCGGGGCGGCCGCGGTCGTCGCGGTCGTCGCGTTCTTGCTCGTCGACATCTCTGGAGACTGGGGTTTCGCTCTGGCGCTCCGCGGCCGCAAGGTCGCGGCCATGGTGCTCGTAGCGGTCGCAATCGCCGTGTCGACGGTGCTGTTCCAAACCGTCACGCACAACCGGATCCTGACCCCGAGCATCATGGGGTTCGACTCGCTGTACGTGCTGCTGCAGTCGGTCGGCGTGTACTTCCTCGGCGCGGTGGCCCTCGCGAACGCCCCGCCCGAGCTGCGCTTCGCGGTCGAGGCGACGATGATGGTCGCCTTCGCCGTGGTCCTGCACCGGTGGCTCTTCGGCCGCCACGGCCGGGACCTCTACGTGCTCGTCCTGGCCGGCATCGTGTTCGGCACCCTGTTCTCGAGCGGCACCAATCTCGTCAGCCGCCTCATCGATCCCAACGAGTACCAGACGCTGCAGGACCGCATGTTCGCGAGCTTCGGCAGTGTCGACACGCGGCTGCTCGCCTTCTCCGCGGTCGTGGTCGGCGTCGCAGTCGCGGTCGCGTGGGCCTCCCGACGGGAGCTGGACGTGGTCGCGTTGGGCCGGCACCCCGCGACCACGCTCGGGATCGAGCACCGACGCGTGGTCAACCGACAGCTCGTCCTGGTCGCCGTCCTTGTTGCGGTCTCCACGGCCCTCGTCGGCCCGATCACGTTCTTTGGCCTGCTGGTCGCCAACCTCGCCCGGCAGCTGCTGGGCACCTTCCGGCACCACCTGGCACTCCCTGCTGCGGCGCTGCTCGGGATCGTGGCGCTCGTGGTCGGACAACTCGTCCTCGAGCGCGTTCTCGGCTACACGACCGCGTTGAGCATCGTCGTCGACCTGATCGGCGGCACCTACTTCCTCGCCCTGCTGCTCAAGGAGGCCCGACGATGA
- a CDS encoding ABC transporter permease → MPGARARAASRTRGVRRWHLVAGALVLAAAAGASLFVGVTDLGPRDLVVGDDREAMVFLASRVPRLVAILLAGASMSVAGLIMQHLARNRFVAPSTAGTVESAMLGVVVATLLFTGASLVVKMAIAVAFALAGTAIFLALLRRITFRDVILVPLVGLMFGGVIRALTTFVAYRVDLLQTLSSWTTGDFSGVLRGRYELLWLAAVVAVIAYTYADRFTMAGMGRDLSVSLGLAYERTVNVGLAIVATVTGVTVVVVGAVPFLGLIVPNLVTMALGDNLRRALPLTALSGAAFVLACDVIGRTIRFPYEMPVGTVVGVVGSAIFLLLITRGRHRAR, encoded by the coding sequence CTGCCGGGCGCTCGCGCTCGGGCCGCGTCGAGGACGCGCGGCGTTCGGCGCTGGCACCTGGTGGCCGGCGCGCTGGTCCTGGCCGCTGCCGCGGGCGCCTCGCTCTTCGTCGGGGTGACCGATCTCGGGCCCCGGGACCTCGTCGTGGGCGACGACCGGGAGGCCATGGTGTTCCTGGCCAGCCGCGTCCCTCGGCTCGTGGCGATCCTTCTCGCCGGCGCCTCGATGAGCGTCGCCGGTCTGATCATGCAACACCTCGCCCGCAACCGGTTCGTCGCCCCGTCGACGGCGGGCACCGTCGAGTCCGCGATGCTGGGCGTGGTCGTCGCGACGCTGCTGTTCACGGGCGCGTCGCTCGTCGTCAAGATGGCCATCGCCGTCGCGTTCGCGCTCGCCGGCACCGCCATCTTCCTCGCGCTGTTGCGTCGCATCACCTTCCGCGACGTGATCCTCGTGCCGCTCGTGGGGCTCATGTTCGGCGGGGTCATCCGCGCCCTCACGACGTTCGTCGCCTACCGCGTGGACCTCCTCCAGACCCTGAGCTCCTGGACCACGGGCGACTTCTCGGGGGTGCTGCGTGGCCGCTACGAGCTGCTCTGGCTCGCCGCGGTGGTCGCGGTCATCGCCTACACCTACGCCGACCGGTTCACGATGGCGGGGATGGGCCGCGACCTGTCGGTCAGCCTGGGGCTCGCGTACGAGCGCACGGTCAACGTCGGTCTCGCGATCGTCGCGACGGTGACCGGCGTCACCGTCGTGGTCGTCGGTGCGGTGCCCTTCCTCGGCCTGATCGTGCCGAACCTGGTGACCATGGCGCTCGGCGACAACCTGCGGCGCGCGCTTCCCCTGACCGCGCTGAGCGGCGCGGCGTTCGTGCTCGCCTGCGACGTCATCGGGCGCACGATTCGCTTCCCCTACGAGATGCCGGTGGGCACCGTCGTCGGGGTCGTCGGCAGCGCGATCTTCCTGTTGCTCATCACGCGAGGCCGCCACCGTGCACGGTGA
- a CDS encoding siderophore ABC transporter substrate-binding protein, protein MERTSRTGALVTALTCCALLVAACGADETPQETAVGEDVDNPGEAADEAADPDPEDAVDADDAEVTVEHVQGETTVETEPEVVVTFDVGTLDTLDAMGVPVAGVPEVANVPAHLEEYAGGETSIVGSLFEPDPEEVNALDPDLIIVGGRSSEAFGELSELAPTVDLTVDNTDFLNSFGEQLGVLGEIFDREEWVEERLAVLDERVGEVSALADDAGDGLIVMTSGGEVTAYGPGSRFGLIHKDLGVAPAVEDVEEATHGDAVSFEFILEAEPDHLFVLDRDAAIGETGEAAEAVLDNELVAQTPAWENGDVHYLDEVVWYLVPTGLRSVETMVDEIDAALR, encoded by the coding sequence ATGGAGCGTACGTCCCGAACCGGGGCTCTCGTCACTGCACTGACCTGCTGCGCGCTCCTGGTGGCCGCGTGCGGCGCGGACGAAACGCCCCAGGAGACGGCCGTCGGCGAGGACGTCGACAACCCCGGCGAGGCGGCGGACGAAGCTGCCGACCCCGACCCGGAGGATGCGGTCGACGCGGATGACGCGGAGGTGACCGTCGAGCACGTGCAGGGCGAGACGACGGTCGAGACCGAGCCCGAGGTCGTCGTGACGTTCGACGTCGGGACGCTGGACACCCTCGACGCCATGGGCGTGCCGGTCGCCGGGGTGCCGGAGGTCGCGAACGTCCCCGCGCACCTCGAGGAGTACGCGGGGGGCGAGACGTCGATCGTCGGCAGCCTGTTCGAACCCGACCCCGAGGAGGTCAACGCGCTCGACCCCGACCTGATCATCGTCGGCGGCCGTTCCTCGGAGGCCTTCGGCGAACTCTCGGAGCTCGCGCCGACGGTCGACCTCACCGTCGACAACACCGACTTCCTCAACAGCTTCGGTGAGCAGCTCGGGGTTCTCGGGGAGATCTTCGACCGCGAGGAATGGGTCGAGGAACGGCTGGCCGTCCTCGACGAGCGGGTGGGGGAGGTCAGCGCCCTCGCCGACGACGCGGGCGACGGGTTGATCGTGATGACCAGCGGCGGCGAGGTGACCGCCTACGGCCCCGGGTCCCGCTTCGGCCTGATTCACAAGGACCTCGGGGTCGCACCGGCCGTCGAGGACGTCGAGGAGGCCACGCACGGTGACGCGGTGTCCTTCGAGTTCATCCTCGAGGCGGAGCCGGACCACCTCTTCGTCCTCGATCGGGATGCCGCGATCGGCGAGACGGGGGAGGCCGCCGAGGCCGTCCTCGACAACGAGCTCGTCGCGCAAACCCCGGCCTGGGAGAACGGCGACGTCCACTACCTCGACGAGGTCGTCTGGTACCTCGTTCCGACCGGTCTGCGCTCCGTCGAGACGATGGTCGACGAGATCGACGCGGCCCTTCGGTGA
- a CDS encoding permease prefix domain 1-containing protein, with amino-acid sequence MIPNVRLESEATGRGAIDAYVEALERALQGPRRARQDLLTEARDALHDAADAHEAAGCSRATAERRAVEEFGEVAVVAPGFQAELGVAEGQRTALWIVVLLALQPLLWDHLWTIVDGATGRPSGTYALVGDLVGGLGTVTVALALVAVVACGPGLRLVDPRRVARGIGHFTLATCALFTAAGLVMVVLGPDVGRAAAALVPFLLVPLACLARLGRRCLTVP; translated from the coding sequence ATGATCCCGAACGTGCGGCTTGAGAGCGAAGCTACAGGTCGCGGCGCCATCGACGCCTACGTCGAGGCCCTGGAGCGAGCGCTCCAGGGACCCCGCCGGGCCCGGCAGGACCTGCTCACCGAGGCTCGCGATGCTCTGCACGACGCCGCCGATGCCCACGAGGCGGCCGGTTGCTCGCGTGCCACCGCCGAACGCCGAGCGGTCGAGGAGTTCGGCGAGGTCGCGGTGGTCGCCCCCGGATTCCAGGCCGAGCTCGGCGTGGCGGAGGGCCAACGGACGGCGCTGTGGATCGTCGTGTTGCTCGCGCTCCAGCCATTGCTGTGGGATCACCTCTGGACGATCGTCGACGGTGCGACGGGGCGCCCGTCCGGTACGTACGCGCTCGTGGGCGACCTGGTGGGTGGGCTTGGCACCGTGACGGTCGCCCTCGCCCTCGTCGCGGTGGTCGCGTGCGGGCCGGGGTTACGGCTGGTGGACCCGCGTCGCGTGGCGCGCGGCATCGGTCACTTCACCCTTGCCACGTGTGCGCTCTTCACCGCCGCGGGCCTCGTGATGGTCGTGCTCGGTCCCGACGTCGGCCGAGCGGCGGCAGCACTCGTCCCGTTCCTGCTCGTGCCGTTGGCGTGCCTGGCACGGCTCGGTCGGCGCTGCCTAACGGTGCCCTGA
- a CDS encoding PadR family transcriptional regulator, giving the protein MKADALRGHLDALIMAVLESEPLHGYAITEALRQRSGGALELPTGTLYPALRRLERTGYLRSRWSTVGGRRRRTYELTDAGARALATERTAWREFTGVVEEVLRPGPAH; this is encoded by the coding sequence ATGAAGGCAGACGCCCTACGTGGCCACCTGGACGCGTTGATCATGGCGGTACTCGAATCCGAGCCCTTGCACGGGTACGCGATCACCGAGGCCCTGCGGCAGCGCAGTGGCGGGGCGCTCGAACTGCCGACGGGGACGCTGTATCCCGCCCTGCGCCGCCTGGAGCGCACCGGCTACCTGCGTAGCCGCTGGAGCACGGTCGGAGGACGTCGCCGCCGGACGTACGAGCTCACCGATGCGGGTGCACGGGCGCTCGCAACCGAACGGACGGCTTGGCGCGAGTTCACCGGGGTCGTCGAGGAGGTCCTGCGCCCGGGACCCGCGCACTGA
- a CDS encoding cupredoxin domain-containing protein: MPRITMSRRRAAHLVAVTAALSLVLAACGQAGSTPTSEDPVQGTEVSVVDNAFEPEVLEVEVGETVTWNWEGTSAHNVSGDGFESPLQEEGTFTHTFEEPGEYDYTCTPHGGMDGTVVVVEP, translated from the coding sequence ATGCCACGCATCACCATGTCCCGACGCCGCGCCGCCCACCTCGTCGCCGTGACCGCGGCGCTGAGCCTCGTGCTCGCCGCCTGCGGCCAGGCAGGAAGCACCCCGACCTCAGAGGACCCCGTGCAGGGCACGGAGGTGTCCGTCGTGGACAACGCCTTCGAGCCCGAGGTGCTCGAGGTCGAGGTCGGCGAGACCGTCACGTGGAACTGGGAGGGCACCAGCGCGCACAACGTCAGCGGCGACGGCTTCGAGAGCCCGCTGCAGGAGGAGGGCACGTTCACCCACACGTTCGAGGAGCCGGGAGAGTACGACTACACCTGCACGCCCCACGGGGGGATGGACGGGACCGTGGTGGTGGTCGAGCCGTGA
- a CDS encoding sensor histidine kinase, whose translation MFASNPRVGALTAVLAVVFAGSGWLLEGFEPTRLPGELLMVGANTLPLLAIRRNPLAVVALCSIAYPAWVELGYPIHELQSLPTVVAMYALGAWDRPLRVRAAGLAAPVWMVSGGTLLWGGDLLELTFVGVFFVAVWALGVLIADRRARAATLEARTLELEQARQQLTERAVADERARIARELHDVVAHAMSVITVQAGVGAHIVGQRPAQAAQSLEVIEHTGREALAEMRRMLTVLRDDAPDAPVPEPQPTLADLPTLVDSAQRAGIHVALVTQGAARRLPVGLELAVYRVIQEALTNVVKHAPSSRATVTTTYAPAHLDVEVSNGLPAGRRTEPPVHGHGLRGMSERVALYAGSLTTSTDERSFTVSARFPIEETAGA comes from the coding sequence ATGTTCGCTTCGAACCCGAGGGTGGGGGCCCTGACCGCGGTTCTCGCGGTGGTCTTCGCGGGTTCGGGTTGGCTGCTGGAAGGCTTCGAGCCCACGCGGCTGCCGGGTGAACTTCTCATGGTCGGCGCCAACACGCTGCCGTTGTTGGCGATCCGCCGGAACCCGCTCGCGGTGGTGGCGCTGTGCTCGATCGCCTACCCCGCCTGGGTCGAGCTCGGCTACCCGATCCACGAGCTGCAGTCGCTGCCCACCGTCGTCGCGATGTACGCGCTGGGCGCCTGGGACCGGCCTTTGCGGGTCCGTGCGGCCGGGCTGGCCGCGCCCGTGTGGATGGTGTCCGGTGGCACCCTGCTGTGGGGCGGTGACCTGCTCGAGCTGACCTTCGTCGGCGTGTTCTTCGTGGCGGTGTGGGCGCTGGGTGTGCTGATCGCGGACCGGCGGGCACGGGCCGCCACGCTGGAGGCCCGAACGCTGGAGCTCGAGCAGGCACGTCAGCAGCTCACCGAACGCGCCGTGGCCGACGAACGGGCCCGGATCGCCCGAGAATTGCACGACGTGGTCGCCCACGCGATGAGCGTGATCACCGTCCAGGCGGGCGTGGGCGCGCACATCGTCGGGCAGCGTCCGGCGCAGGCAGCGCAGTCGCTCGAGGTGATCGAGCACACGGGACGCGAGGCGCTGGCCGAGATGCGCCGCATGCTGACGGTGCTGCGGGACGACGCCCCCGACGCGCCGGTGCCCGAGCCCCAGCCCACGCTGGCGGACCTGCCCACCCTGGTCGACAGTGCGCAGCGTGCTGGGATCCACGTCGCGCTGGTGACACAGGGAGCCGCCCGTCGGCTTCCCGTAGGACTGGAGCTCGCCGTCTACCGCGTGATCCAGGAGGCGTTGACCAACGTCGTCAAGCACGCCCCCAGCAGCCGCGCGACGGTTACGACGACGTACGCCCCCGCGCACCTGGACGTGGAGGTGTCCAACGGCCTCCCGGCCGGGCGTCGCACGGAACCCCCGGTGCACGGGCACGGCTTGCGTGGGATGTCCGAGCGTGTCGCCTTGTACGCGGGCTCCCTCACGACGAGCACGGACGAGCGCAGCTTCACCGTGTCCGCCCGCTTTCCCATCGAGGAGACGGCCGGTGCCTGA
- a CDS encoding response regulator gives MPEQASPLRVAIVDDQELVRAGFRALLDAEPGIEVVAEAATGDAAVTAVTANRCDVVLMDIRMPGTNGIDATRRIRTLDEPPEVLIVTTFDSDENVFEALEAGAAGFLVKDTPPAQLVDALRSAAAGGATISPGTTRRLLDHLLAARPHRDRPDAAQLGVLTDREGEVLRLVALGCSNREIAARLTISELTAKTHVSRVLTKLGVTSRVQAASLAYRAGWLAPGA, from the coding sequence GTGCCTGAGCAGGCCTCGCCGCTGCGCGTGGCGATCGTCGACGATCAGGAGCTCGTCCGAGCCGGCTTCCGGGCGCTCTTGGACGCCGAGCCGGGCATCGAAGTGGTCGCCGAAGCCGCGACGGGCGATGCGGCCGTGACGGCCGTCACGGCCAACCGGTGCGACGTGGTCCTGATGGACATCCGCATGCCCGGCACCAACGGCATCGACGCCACGCGGCGGATCCGCACGCTGGACGAACCCCCCGAGGTGCTCATCGTCACCACGTTCGACAGCGACGAGAACGTTTTCGAGGCTCTGGAGGCCGGCGCGGCAGGATTCCTCGTCAAGGACACCCCGCCGGCGCAACTCGTCGACGCGCTCCGTTCGGCGGCTGCGGGCGGTGCGACCATCTCCCCCGGCACGACGCGACGGCTCCTCGACCACCTCCTGGCCGCCCGCCCGCACCGTGACCGTCCCGACGCCGCGCAACTCGGGGTGCTGACCGACCGCGAGGGCGAGGTCCTGCGTCTCGTGGCGCTGGGCTGCTCCAACCGCGAGATCGCCGCTCGGCTCACGATCTCGGAGTTGACCGCCAAGACCCACGTCTCCCGCGTGCTCACCAAGCTGGGGGTCACCAGCCGCGTGCAGGCGGCCTCCCTGGCCTACCGGGCCGGCTGGCTCGCCCCCGGCGCCTGA
- a CDS encoding ABC transporter ATP-binding protein, with protein MDTIIRSDGLRRAYGDVPAVRDVSFTVERGEVFGLLGPNGAGKTTTVECLQGLRSRDGGSVEVLGLDPARHPDRLRRHIGAQLQSAALPDRLRVGEAVRFFARLQDRPVDVDRTLEEWDLTRLRRRPYAVLSGGQRQRLFLALALLGSPEVVFLDELTAALDPAARRATWELVRGVRDRGATIVLVTHFMEEAEALCDRVAIVDDGRVVALDTPAALTAGSGGDVHVTFSADGREVAFLRALPGVTSFAVADGEITVAGDPATPVRLAAALAEHGIFPPDFRTHHPSLEDVFLARTGRSLTTEVTA; from the coding sequence ATGGACACGATCATTCGCAGTGACGGGCTCCGGCGGGCTTACGGGGACGTCCCCGCGGTCCGCGACGTGAGCTTCACGGTCGAGCGGGGAGAGGTCTTCGGGCTGCTCGGACCCAATGGCGCGGGCAAGACCACGACCGTGGAGTGCCTGCAGGGCCTGCGATCCCGCGACGGCGGGAGCGTCGAGGTGCTCGGCCTCGACCCGGCGCGGCACCCCGATCGCCTGCGGCGTCACATCGGCGCGCAGCTGCAATCGGCGGCGCTGCCCGACCGCCTGCGCGTGGGCGAGGCCGTCCGCTTCTTCGCGCGACTGCAGGACCGCCCGGTCGACGTCGACCGGACCCTCGAGGAATGGGATCTCACGCGGCTGCGCCGTCGGCCCTACGCGGTGCTGTCGGGGGGCCAGCGGCAGCGCCTGTTCCTCGCGCTGGCGCTGCTCGGCAGCCCGGAGGTGGTGTTCCTCGACGAGCTGACCGCCGCGCTCGATCCGGCCGCTCGACGCGCCACCTGGGAGCTGGTCCGGGGCGTGCGCGACCGCGGCGCGACCATCGTGCTCGTGACCCACTTCATGGAGGAGGCCGAAGCCCTCTGCGACCGGGTCGCCATCGTCGACGACGGACGTGTCGTGGCGCTGGACACGCCGGCCGCGCTCACCGCCGGGTCGGGCGGGGACGTTCACGTCACGTTCTCGGCGGACGGCCGGGAGGTGGCGTTCCTGCGGGCGCTGCCCGGCGTCACCTCGTTCGCCGTCGCGGACGGGGAGATCACGGTCGCGGGCGACCCAGCGACACCGGTTCGCCTGGCCGCGGCGCTGGCCGAGCACGGGATCTTCCCCCCGGACTTCCGCACCCACCATCCGAGCCTCGAGGACGTCTTCCTCGCCCGGACCGGGCGGAGCCTCACCACGGAGGTGACCGCGTGA
- a CDS encoding ABC transporter permease, with product MTAQVVWTELKLLTREPLTLLVSLLFPVVLMVLLVGSFGNDPDPDFGGVGGTDFYVPVYTAATVAVMGLLGIPTHLAMYRQTGVLRRFRASGLSPLVVMAAQLIVMAALVAVGVAAMVAIGFAGYDLTAPASVPGVALGFVAGTLAFAAIGLLLGSVLPTARAAQGLGLLLFFGLFFVAGGGPPPALLPEAVNRLVELTPMGPLVDAISAPWHGHGVDGVALAALAALAVVAGALAERRLRRE from the coding sequence GTGACCGCTCAGGTGGTGTGGACCGAGCTCAAGCTGCTGACCCGTGAACCGCTCACGCTGCTGGTCAGCCTGCTGTTCCCGGTCGTGCTGATGGTCCTGCTCGTCGGCTCCTTCGGCAACGATCCCGATCCCGATTTCGGCGGGGTCGGCGGAACCGACTTCTACGTGCCCGTGTACACGGCGGCCACGGTCGCGGTGATGGGGTTGCTCGGGATCCCGACGCACCTGGCGATGTATCGCCAGACCGGGGTGCTGCGACGTTTCCGGGCGTCGGGGCTGTCGCCGCTCGTGGTCATGGCGGCGCAACTGATCGTCATGGCCGCGCTCGTCGCCGTCGGCGTCGCCGCCATGGTCGCGATCGGGTTCGCCGGGTACGACCTCACCGCGCCCGCATCGGTGCCCGGCGTGGCCCTCGGCTTCGTCGCCGGCACGTTGGCGTTCGCCGCGATCGGGCTGTTGCTCGGTTCGGTCCTGCCCACCGCCCGGGCCGCGCAGGGCCTCGGCCTCCTCCTGTTCTTCGGCCTCTTCTTCGTCGCCGGCGGCGGCCCTCCGCCCGCCCTGCTCCCCGAGGCCGTCAACCGCCTCGTCGAGCTCACCCCGATGGGACCGCTGGTCGACGCCATCAGCGCCCCCTGGCACGGGCACGGGGTCGACGGTGTCGCCCTCGCCGCCCTCGCCGCACTCGCCGTGGTGGCCGGCGCGCTGGCCGAGCGCCGCCTCCGTCGCGAGTAA
- a CDS encoding NAD-dependent epimerase/dehydratase family protein, which yields MRVLVTGSSGHLGEALVRTLRGRGDDVVGIDVTPSPSTTVVGSITDAGTVREAVAGAEAVLHPATRHKPHVATHGRQDFVDVNVTGTLTLLEAAVDAGVGAFVLTSTTSTFGRAMTPPAGAPAAWITEDTVPQPRNIYGATKLAAEHVAEVVHQRDGLPVLVLRTSRFFPEPDDRADVRAAFEDENVKANELLHRRVDIADVVSAHLRALERAASIGFGRYVVSATTPFAAADLRELGVDPARVVARHYPDQPELYAAGGWRLPEAIDRVYSNERARRDLGWNPEYGFEQVLESLRSGSDWRSALTHAVGVKGYHRDAFPDGLYPVE from the coding sequence GTGCGGGTGCTCGTGACCGGTAGCAGCGGCCACCTCGGCGAAGCGCTGGTCCGAACCCTGCGGGGACGGGGCGACGACGTCGTCGGTATCGACGTCACGCCCTCGCCGTCCACGACGGTCGTCGGCTCGATCACCGACGCCGGGACGGTGCGCGAAGCCGTCGCGGGGGCCGAGGCGGTGCTCCACCCGGCGACGCGACACAAGCCGCACGTCGCGACGCACGGTCGCCAGGACTTCGTCGACGTCAACGTCACCGGGACGCTCACGCTGCTGGAGGCCGCGGTCGACGCCGGTGTGGGGGCGTTCGTGCTGACGAGCACCACGAGCACGTTCGGCCGGGCCATGACGCCACCCGCGGGAGCGCCTGCCGCATGGATCACTGAGGACACCGTGCCGCAGCCGCGCAACATCTACGGCGCGACCAAGCTCGCCGCCGAGCACGTCGCCGAGGTGGTGCACCAACGTGACGGGTTGCCGGTGTTGGTCCTGCGAACCTCGAGATTCTTCCCCGAGCCCGACGACCGCGCCGACGTGCGGGCGGCCTTCGAGGACGAGAACGTGAAGGCCAACGAGCTGCTGCACCGTCGGGTCGACATCGCTGACGTCGTCTCCGCGCACCTGCGGGCGCTCGAGCGGGCCGCGAGCATCGGCTTCGGGCGCTACGTGGTCAGTGCGACCACTCCCTTCGCAGCTGCGGATCTCAGGGAGCTGGGCGTTGATCCCGCGCGAGTTGTGGCCCGCCACTACCCGGACCAGCCGGAGTTGTACGCCGCGGGGGGATGGCGCCTGCCGGAGGCCATCGACCGTGTCTACAGCAACGAGCGCGCCCGCCGCGACCTCGGCTGGAACCCCGAGTACGGGTTCGAGCAGGTGCTCGAGAGCCTGCGCTCGGGGAGCGACTGGCGCAGCGCCCTCACCCACGCCGTTGGCGTCAAGGGCTATCACCGCGACGCGTTCCCCGACGGCTTGTACCCGGTCGAGTGA